One window of Trifolium pratense cultivar HEN17-A07 linkage group LG5, ARS_RC_1.1, whole genome shotgun sequence genomic DNA carries:
- the LOC123884910 gene encoding uncharacterized protein LOC123884910, which yields MGTKIEYSINPLDCNNFTVSGVDAWEQYQNKGVKKVINNHCSIGVMNLQDPMDKILDRNNRESIRKTMQMQEDIFKSQVKELHRIYNVQKMLMDEHKNETKQNKFWTPMNGTIGINQPYFVHQNQQPTQISFSHVQILKEDIYIKERSGSCSGEIIKKRQKDLDLEKPCDEAFQSCKISNDVCDEEIEVDLTLCIGSNQTKNKKKKSYMLPNGMKTKEFNSYVTFQSDRIGDSSDPTTPMSSSSVTFDQDKKGPHWLSQGLKLN from the exons atgggaacaaaaattgaatattCAATAAATCCTCTAGACTGCAACAACTTCACTGTGAGTGGTGTTGATGCCTGGGAGCAATATCAGAACAAAGGAGTGAAAAAAGTGATTAATAATCATTGTAGTATTGGAGTTATGAATTTGCAAGATCCAATGGATAAGATTCTAGACAGAAACAACAGAGAATCCATCAGAAAGACAATGCAGATGCAAGAAGACATCTTCAAGAGCCAG GTAAAGGAATTACATAGAATATACAATGTGCAAAAAATGCTAATGGATGAGCATAAAAATGAAACCAAGCAAAATAAATTTTGGACCCCTATGAATGGTACCATAGGTATAAACCAACCTTATTTTGTTCACCAAAATCAACAACCAACACAAATTTCATTTAGCCATGTCCAAATTTTGAAAGAGGATATATACATAAAAGAAAGAAGTGGAAGTTGTTCAGGAGAAATAATCAAAAAAAGGCAAAAAGATTTGGATCTTGAAAAGCCTTGTGATGAAGCATTTCAAAGTTGTAAAATAAGCAATGATGTTTGTGATGAAGAAATTGAAGTGGATTTGACTTTATGTATAGGAAGCAACCAAACaaagaataagaagaaaaaatctTATATGCTTCCAAATGGAATGAAAACTAAGGAGTTTAATTCTTATGTTACTTTTCAATCAGATAGAATTGGAGATAGTAGTGACCCTACAACACCAATGAGCAGCTCTAGTGTTACATTTGATCAAGATAAAAAGGGGCCACATTGGCTTTCTCAAGGTTTAAAGCTTAATTAA